A region of the Deltaproteobacteria bacterium genome:
CAGCCGCGCACGCACACCCAGGGGCACGGTGGCGGTGCCGGCCCCGTGCCCGGTCGGAAGGCCGAGGGCAACCGGGTAGTCGGCGTCGGCGAAAGCCTCGGCAATCACGTCACGAACGGTGACCGCTTCGTTGGGATTGGCGGTGCAGCCCGGCATCTCGCCGAAGACGACACCGGCCACCGCCTCGAGCTTGCCGGCCTGGCGCAGCTGCGTCAGCATGCGATCGATGCGGTACGGCTTCTCGTTGTGATCTTCTAGCAACAGCAACCGCCCGGCGGTGTCGATGTCGTAAGGCGTGCCCAGCATCGCCACCAGCACCGACAAGCAGCCGCCGATGATGATGCCCTCGGCGGTTCCCGGCTGGATGACCTCGCTGGCACTGAGGTTCCAATCGCGCCGATCACCGGCCAAGGTGCGCGCCAGTCGTTCGGCGACCTCGGGCTGTTGCGCCAAGCTTACGGCCATCGGGCCGTGAA
Encoded here:
- a CDS encoding LD-carboxypeptidase is translated as MLKPAPLRRGDVIGVVAPAAAVDAAALATGVHTLEQLGFRVQLGPAVFRRAGYLAGHDRERLADLIAMWENPEVKAILAARGGYGSGRLLALLDPALARTYPKIIVGFSDLTFLLNDLVQRAELVTFHGPMAVSLAQQPEVAERLARTLAGDRRDWNLSASEVIQPGTAEGIIIGGCLSVLVAMLGTPYDIDTAGRLLLLEDHNEKPYRIDRMLTQLRQAGKLEAVAGVVFGEMPGCTANPNEAVTVRDVIAEAFADADYPVALGLPTGHGAGTATVPLGVRARLAGERLTLLESPLAE